A segment of the Streptomyces sp. ITFR-21 genome:
CGGACCCCGCCGGACCGCTCCGGGCCGTGGAACCACCGGCGGCGGGCCCGCTGTTCCGCTCAGCCCTCCTTGCGGAGCGCCAGAAGTCTGTATACGGGATCGGCGCGCGGTACTTCGGGATCCGGCAGCCGCGACAGCCGCGACACCAGGACGTCCGACTGCTCGTCGTCCAGCGCCAGCGCCGAGGAGTAGTAGCCGCGGGCCACGTCCCCGGCGGTCCCGGCCGGGGACCGGCCCTGACCGTGCCCGGTGAAACGGGCCTCGCCCACCCGCCGCAGCCCGTGCTCGGAGGCCACCGCCAGCACCCGCGGCGCCGCGTCGTACGCCTTCCGCGCCCGGAACGGCGCCAACAGCTCCTCCACGTCGCTGTCCATGCCGTGGCCCGCGTCCTTGTCGACCGTGGTCACGAACAGCCCGCCCGGTCGCAGCACCCGGGCGCACTCCGCGACCACGGAGGGAGCGTCCGGCAGCAGGTGCAGCAGCCACACCGCGCTCACCGCGTCGAGCGAGTCGTCGGCGAACGGCAGCCGGTGGCAGTTGCCCAGCACCAGGCCCGCACCCAGCCGACCGGCGGCCATCTGGGCCATGTTCGGTGAGGAGTCCACTCCGAACACCCGTAGCCCCGGGCGTATCAGCAGCTCGGTCAGCAGGCCGGTACCGCAGCCCACGTCCAGCAGTGTCCTGGCCCGCTCGGGCACCAGGGCGAGAATGGCCCGTGCCGCGGACCGCGCCCTCGGCACGCCCCCGCGCGTCGCGTCGTAACGCGCCGCCTCGACGTCGTAGTCCAGCATGGTGGCGATGCTAGGGGCCACAGGTGAACAGGGGTTTACCGGGCGTCTTGCGACCTGGTTACGTAGAGCGCCGTACGTAAACTTCAGGATCCGCCGGCCCGCCGAGTCGATCATCCGATTCCGGCGCGTGGCGCCCGGCGCGCGTCCGAGCCGATAATCTCAACTTTTGGGAGCGGCGGATCCGGTGGAGGGCCGGGGCCGGTCCGGTGCGGTCGTACCGGCCGGGTCGGTGGTGCCGGTCGGGTGCCGGACCGGTGGTGGTCCGGTTCGCGGTCCCCGACGGCGGGGAGCCATGAGGGGAGCGGCGGCGATGGCGGCAACGGACGGCCGGGCGGCGGGGGCACGGCCCGGCGAGCGCCCCGGGAACCGCCGTGACCTCCGGCCCCGGCCGTTCCCCGTGATCAGCGCCGAGGACCCGGCCGCCCAGCGCGAGGCACTCGCCCGGCTGCGCGAATGGGCCGAGCGCAGCGCCGAGGACGCCATCGACTGGTACCTGCGAGACAAGAAGCGCAAACGCACCGGTTCCCGCATCCTGCAGGGCCTGGCCATCGCCTTCGCGGTGGCCGGCACCGCTGTCCCGCTCGGCACCGCCGCGGCGGGCGGCTCCGGACAGGGCTGGGGTTACGTCCTGCTTGCCGCCGCCGCCGGCTGCAAGGGGTTCGACCACTTCTTCGGCCTGTCCTCCACCTGGATGCGGGACATCGCCGTCGCCCACGCCCTGCGCGCCCAACTCGACGCGGTCCGCCTCGAATGGGCCACCGACGTCCTGCGGGCCGGCCCGGCCGGCGTCCGTTCCCACGGTCCGCTCGACCCCGCCGAGGTCGAGCGGCAACTGGCCCTCATCGGGCGGCTGGCCGCCGCGGTCCGCACCGAGATCGACTCCGAAACGGCCAGCTGGCAGGCCGAGTTCAGCGCCCGCACCCGCCAACTCCAGGAGCACACCGCGCTGCCGGAACGGACCGCGGGGGCGTGATGCGGCGACTGCTGACGGTGGTGCTGCCGGACGGCACCGAGGACGACATCGCGCTGACGGCGCCGGAGTCGGTGACGGTGGGGGAGATCGCGTGGCGCTTCTGCGAGGAGTGGGGGGATCCGCGCCCGCCCCTGCCCAAGGCCGCGAACGGCCGGCCGCGCGGCGGGGACCTTCCCCCGCCGCCGCTCACGGTGGACGGCGAACGGCTGTCGGCGGACACGACCCTCGCCGACTCGCCGCTGCGCGACGGCGCACGGGTCGGCTTCGGCGGGCTGCTCCCGCTGCCCGACCCGTGGGAGGTCGACCTCGAACTGCGGATCATCGCGGGGGAGGACGCGGGCACGGTCCTGCCGCACCACCGCCTTGAGTCGGTGTTCGACACCTTCGGCGATCGGCTGCCCTGGGCGGCCGAAGGGCTCCGCCTGCCCGCCCTTCCCGAGGGCCCGCTCCTGGTCAGACAGGTCGGGCGGATCCCGGTCACGCTGCAGGAGCGGCCCGTCACCGAGTGGACCTCGTGGCCCGAGGACGAACCGCTGACGGTGGGCCGGCAGGTACTGGTCCACGGCCGGCCGGCCGCGCCGGCCGCCCCCGGCGCCGACCTCACGGTGCCAGGCCCCGCGGGCACGCTGCTGTTCGACCGCCGGCCGCGGCCTCCGGTCCGGCCTTACCCCTTCGAAGCCGGCAGGTCGCCGGCCCTCCGGGTGACGCCTCGCCCCGCCGCTGCCGGAGAGCGCGGTCGACCGGGCGACCGGGCGACGTTGCGCTGGTCCAGGCCCGTTGTGCTCCTGAAGGCCCTGCGACTGCTGTTCGGCGTCTTCGACGAGGCAGAGGTCAACGCCGTCAAGGTCGTCCGGCGCTACGCCCTCGAACTCCGCCGTCGCCGGGGTTGGGATCCGGTGGCGCTGCTGTCGATCGCCGAAGGCCGTACCCAACGGCTCTGGGAACGGCGCCCCGGTGACGACGACTTCCTCGCCCTGGAGTGCGGCCCGCTGCTCGGTTCGCCGCAGGGCGCGTATGACGTCGCCATAGGGTCGACGGGCCTGTCCACCCAGGTCCCCGCTGCGGTTCTGGACGTTCTGCCGCCCCTGCGCGCCCGGCTCCCCGACCTCGGCTGCCTCGGCATCGCCGGCCCCGGCGCCCGCCCCCGCCGGCTCGCCGCCCGGCTGGTCGCGCAGGCCGCCGTGCTCCACAGTCCCGAGGACGTCTCCGTCCAGGTCTTCACCGACCCGGAGGACTCCGAAGCGCTCGCCGCCTGGCACTGGCTGCGCTGGCTGCCGCGTTCCTCCGCCCGCCCGGAGGAGCGGGACGCCCCCCGGGTCTTCGCCGCCGACGCCGCGCAGGCCTGGCAGGTCAACCGGCTGCTCGCGCTGGTCGCCGAGCGGCGCCAGGGCATCCGGTACAGCGGAGCCGCCAGGGGCCCCGACATCGTGCTCGTCCTGGAGGGCGCGCGCCGCCGCCGTACCCTGCCGGGGGTCGCGGCACTGCTCAGGGACGGTCCGCAGGTCGGTATCCACGTCATCTGCCTGGAGTCGGAGACGCGGCTGCTGCCGGCCGAGTGCGTCGCCGTGCTCGACCTGGAGCGGAACGAGTTCCGCGCACTGACCGGGGAGCCGCGACCGGTCGCCTTCCTGCCCGACATGGTGCCGCAGCCCTGGTTCGAGCGGCTCGGCCGGGCGCTGGCGCCGCTCCGGGACGCCGCGACCGAGCAGCGGACCCGCGACCTCGCGGCACCCACACTGCTCGAACTCATCGGCCTGGAACCGCCCGACGCCGCCGGGATCGCGGTGCGCTGGCAGGCCGTGCCGCGCTCCACCACCGTGGCCCTCGGCCAGGCGGCGGGCCAGCCGTTCGAGATCGACCTGGTCCGGGACGGCCCGCACGCCCTGGTGGCCGGGACGAGCGGCTCGGGCAGGAGCGAGGTACTGCGGGTGCTGATCGCCTCGCTGGCGGTGGCCAACCGCCCGGACGAGATGCAGTTCGTGCTGGTGGACTACAAGGGCGGCGGCGCCTTCGGCCCGCTGGCCGGTCTGCCGCACGTCACCAGTCTGCTCACCGACCTCGACAGCCGGCAGACCAACCGGATCCTGGGCCGGCTGGCGGCGGCGCTGCGGGACCGGGAGGCGCTGCTGAGCGCCCACCGGGTCAAGGACTTCGCGGAGTACCAAGACCTGCGCGACCGGCGCCGGGAGCTGCCACCGCTGCCCCGACTGGTCCTCGTGGTGGACGACTTCGCCGCACTGGGCCGCGAACTGCCGGACCTGGTCACGGGCTTGACGGCCACCGCCCAGCGGGGCCGCTCGCTGGGCGTCCACCTGGTGCTCGCCACCCAGCGCGCCTCGGGCGCGGTCACGGCCGACATCCGTGCGGCCACCAACCTGCGGATCGCGCTGCGCGCCTCCGGCCCCGCGGAGAGCGACGACGTCATCGACGCCCCGGACGCCGCGCACCTCTCTCCGTCGACCCCCGGCCGGGCGCTGGTCAGGACCGGCGCCCGGGACCTGGTGGAGATGCAGACCGCCCGGCTCGGCGGCCCCGTCGCCGCGGCCGGCGTCGACGTCGTCCCCCTCGGCACGGACGGCTCGGTCCCGCCGCGCCCGGCCTCCGGTGCCGACGGCGCGGAGACGGACCTGTTCGCGCTGGTCCGTGCCTTACGGCAGACCGCGATCGACCTCGACGTGCCCGCTCTGCCCGGACCGCTGCCGCCGCTGCTGGCCACCGTCGTCCCGCTGGACACGATCCCGAAGCCGGCCGGCGGGCGCGATCTGGCGCCCGTGGCCTACGGCTGGGAGCAGGCGGCGGACGAACTCACCCCGCAACCGGCCCTGTTCGACCTGGTGAACACCGCCTCGCTGTCCGCCGAGGGCCCCCGCGGCAGCGGCCGGTCGCAGTTCCTGCGCACCATCGCGGCGGCGCTCGCGGAGCGGCACAGCACCGCCGACGTCCACCTGTTCGGCATCGACTGCGGCGACGGGGCGCTGCAGGCCCTCACCGGACTGCCGCACTGCGGAGCCGTGGCCGCCCGCAACGAGCCCGACCGGATCGTCCGGCTGCTCGGACGCCTCAACGCCACCGTCTACGCCCGCCGGCAGGTCCTGGCCACCGGCGGTTTCGCCGACCTCGCCGCCCAGCGGCAGGCGGTGCCGGCCGCCCAGCGGCTGCCGTACCTCGTGCTGCTGGTCGACCGCTGGGAGGAGTTGCCGGAGACCCGGACGGCGTCCCCGGCGACGGATGTACTCGAACTGCTGAGCCACGGAGCCGGGGCGGGCGTCCGGCTGGTGCTCACCAGCGGGTCCGGCGGCCGGGCGGCACGCCTGCCGACCGACCTGGTCCGGGAGCGGCTGGTGCTCGGACTGACGGGCACGGACGCCGAGGAGGTCGAGGAGTACGGGTTCGACCCGGCCCTGCTGCCCGACACCCCCACCCCCGGCCGGGCCTTCCGACCCGGCGGCGACGCCGAGATACAGATCGCGCTGCTGGACGCCGGCACCACCCGGCGCGGCCAGACCGACGCGCTGGACCGGCTGGCCGGCCGGCTGCGCGACCGCGACGCACACGTCCCGGAGACGCGGCGGCCGTTCCGGGTCGAGGACACCCCGAGGGCCGCCGACCAGTTCATCGTCGGCGCCGGCGCGGGCACCGGCCGGCCGGTGGGCCGCGAGGACGTACTGGCATGGCTGCGCGACCGGTACGCCTCCGGCACGTCGGTGGCCCTGCTCGGCCCGCGCCGCGCGGGCAAGACCTGGGTACTGGAGGAGCTGAACCGGCGGCTGGTCGCCGACGGCTTCCAGGCGGTGCGCCAACTGGTCCTGCCGCAGCCCCGCCGCATCGTGGAGCACCCCGACGAACTGGCCGGGATCCTCGACCCCTCGGTGCGCGGCGAGAAGTACCCGGCCGAGGCACTGCTGGAGAAGGCGGGCACCGGCACCGGCACCGAGCGGCTGATGTTCCTGCTGGACGAGGTGGGCCGGCTGGCGGGCTACGCCCCGGCCGCCGTCTCCTGGCTGCGCGACCTCGGCCAGGCGGGCGCCTGGCTCGTCTACACCGGCACCGAGAAGGACTGGCGGAACGTGGTGCGCTGGGCGCTGAGCGTCCCCGGGTCCAGCTTCGGCAACGACATCAACGCCCGCCCGCTGGGCCCGCTCAAGCCCGACGACGCCCTGGACTTCCTCACCGGCACCGCCGCCAACCTCCGGGTCAACCTGCCCCGGGACACCACGGCCGCCCGGATCGTGGAGTACGTCGGCACCTGGCCGTTCTACCTGCAGGCGGTCGGCGACGCGGTGGTGCGCGCGGTGCAGGGCGACGACCTGGAACCGCTGACCCGGCCGCGTGCCCTGCGGGACCTGGTCACGCACCGGCTGCTGGACGAGTGGAGCCACCATTTCAGGGCCCGGTGGGCCGAGATCGGGCCGGCCGGCCGCGCCGCGCTGCTCGCCGCGCCCGGCAGCCTGCCGCTGGACGCCTCCCCGGCACAGCGCCAGGAACTGCGCGAGGTCGGCCTGCTGGGGCACGGCGACGAGTGGCTGCACGATCCGCCGCTGCTGGACTGGATCGCCAGGAACGAGAATTCCCTCAGCGACGGGGAGCTACCCGGATGAGCGTCTACCAGGCCGGCCAGTCCTACGATCCCGCGCTGGACGTCAGACTCGGCGACGGGTGGCCCGTCCCCAACTGGGTCAAGCCGCTGATCGAGGCCCGGCCCTCCAACGGCCCGGCCTGGCTGGTCGTCATGCCGCGCCGCGCGGGCAAGACCTGGCTGGCCAGAGGCATCGAGCACGCCCGCCCGGCGGGTACCACCGCCCGGGTCGACCTGCGCGCGTCCACCGCCGACAGCCGGGCCCGCAGCCATCCCTGGCTGTCCGACGCCGGCGCCTCCTTACCCGTGGAGCCGGGCGGGTTGCTGCTGGTGGACGAGCCGGCACTCGCCGCCGCCGGCCTGGACCCCGCGGTCCTCGCCGAATGCCTGTACCGGGTGCACCGGGCCGGTGTCACCGTGGTGGTCTTCGCCACGCCCGCGGAACACGACCTGCTCATCGCGCACCTGGGCCCCGACGCGCCCAAGGACGTACGGTCCGCGCCGCCGCTGGACGCCGCGGAGCAGGCCAGGCTCGCGGCCCGCGCCCCGGACTGGGCCCCCGGCACGGTGGAATGGCTGGCGGCCCACGACACCGCCTGGCTGCGCACCCCGTTCCTGCTCGAACTCGCCCTGCACAGTGCCGAAGAGCACCCCGGCCGGCGCGGCGAACCGGCCGAGCTGCTGCGGGCCGCCGCCGAGGAGGCGATCGGCAGCCCGTACGTCTACGTCGAACAGTGGTTCCACGACGGCCTGTCCGCCGCGCACCGGGCCCAACTGCGCGCCGAGCGCTGGCGGGACGCGGACCTGCCCGTCCCCGGCGCCCGGATCGCGCCGCACGACCTCGCCGGACGGCTGCAGCTCGCCGCCGACCCGGTGCTCGCCCACCACCTGCCGCAGGTGCTGCGCGTCCACCACATTTCCGACCTCCACCACGGCGGCCCGATGCGGGCGAACGTCGACGCCAAGGACAACTCGCCGGCCGGGCTGAAGCTCGCCGCCATGGCGGGCGCCGGCACCCCGATGGACAGCTACCTCCACCACGTACGGCAACTCGCCGCCCAGGGCCGCGCCCCGCACCTGGTGGTCGTCACCGGCGACGTGGTGAACCTGCCGCTGGACGAACACGGTGAAGTGGCCAGGACCTGGCTGCGCGCACTGGCCGGTGCCCTCGCCGACCACCGCGACCTGCGCCCGCAGGACCCGCGCGTCCTGCTGGTCGGCGGCAACCACGACGTCTCCTGGGATCTGGTACGGGATCCCTCGCCGCAGGCCCGGCACCGGTGGTTCGCCGCGAACTTCAGCGAGTACCCGCACCCCGACCTGCACCTGGCCGACCCGCGCGAGCGGCGGCTGTACGTCACCTACCCGCGGCTGGGACTGCGGTTCGCGCTGCTCGGCACCGCCGAATCCGGCGGCGAGGAGCAGGGCGTCCCGGACCCGGACACCGGCCCCGACCACCTGGACCCCGGCGTCGTCGCCCGCGGCGTCCTGGACCGGCTGTCCGCCGCGACCGGGTTCGCCACGGTGGCCGCCCTGCACCACCCGCTGTCCCCCGTGCCGACCGTCGAGGTGGCGCCGTACTCCGGCGTGGTCAACGCGGGCCAGGCCAAACGCGCGCTGTCCGTCGCCCGCACCTCGCTGGTGCTGCACGGCCACACCCACCTCGCCTTCTTCGCCGCCGAACGGCTGCTCGGCCTCAGCCCGCCGTGGACCATGCGGATCGCCGGCGCACCGGCGCTCGCCACCCCGCAGACGGAGGAGCGCAACGGCTACAACGAGCTGTTCGTCGCCCGTGAGGGCGAGCGGAGCGCCTTCGCCATCCGCACGGTCCGCCTCGACGGCGGGCAGTGGACGCCGGAACAGCTCTTCGCGTTCCGGCCGGGTGCCCCCGAGGAACGCGCTCTCGCCGAACTGTGCGGGGACGAGTGACCGGGCCCCGGGAGACCACCGAACGTCTTTACGATACCCGGCAGTTGGACAGGGACCTCCGGTCAGCTCCCGTACAGCGCCTCCACCTCCGCCGCGTACGCGCTCTCGATCGCCCGCCGCCTCAGCTTCATCGACGGGGTGAGCGTGCCCAGCTCCTCGGTGAACTGCCCGCCCAGTATCCGGAACGTGCGGATCGACTCCGCCTGCGAGACAAGGGTGTTGGCGGCCACCACGGCCCGCCGGACCTCGCTCTCCAGGTCGTGGTCGCGGACCAGCTCCGCCGCGCTCATGGCCGGCCTGCCGCGCATCGACAGCCAGTGGTCGACCGCCTCCTGATCCAGCGTCACCAGGGCGGCCACGTAAGGGCGGTCGTTGCCGACGGCGATGCACTGGGCGACCAGCGGATGGGCCCGGACCCGGTCCTCCAGCGGCGCCGGGGAGACGCTCTTGCCGCCGCTGGTGACCAGGATCTCCTTCTTGCGGCCGGTGATGGTCAGATAGCCGTCCTCGTCCAGCGCGCCCAGGTCGCCGGTGGCCAGCCAGCCGTCGCGCAGCACCTCGCCGGTCGCCTTCCCGTCGTTGAGGTAACCGCCGAAGACCTGGCCGCCGTTCAGCCAGATCTCGCCGTCCTCCGCGATCAGCACGGTGGTGCCCGGCACCGGCATGCCCACGGTGCCGAAACGGGTCCGCTCGGGCGGGTTCGCGGTGGCCGCGGCGGTGGACTCGGTGAGGCCGTAGCCCTCGTAGATGGTGACGCCCGCGCCGCAGAAGAACAGCCCGAGCCGCCGTTCCATCGCCGAGCCGCCCGATATGCCGTGCCGCACCCGGCCGCCGAGCGCGTCCCGCACCTTGCTGTAGACGAGCTTGTCGTAGAACTGGTGCTGCATCCGCAGCGAGGCCCCGGGACCCGGCCCGCTGCCGAAGGCCCGCGCCTCCACCGCCTCGGCGTACCGGACCGCGACATCGACCGCCTTGTCGAACACCGCGAGCCGGCCGCCCGCCTCGGCGGCCCGGCGGGCGCCCCGGAAGACCTTCTCGAAGACGTACGGCACCGCCAGCACGAAGGTCGGCCGGAAGGTGGCGAAGTCCTCGACCAGATCGCCGGCCGACATGCTCGGCTGGTGCGCCAGCCGGATCAGGTGCCGCACGCAGGCCACCTCCA
Coding sequences within it:
- a CDS encoding class I SAM-dependent methyltransferase, whose product is MLDYDVEAARYDATRGGVPRARSAARAILALVPERARTLLDVGCGTGLLTELLIRPGLRVFGVDSSPNMAQMAAGRLGAGLVLGNCHRLPFADDSLDAVSAVWLLHLLPDAPSVVAECARVLRPGGLFVTTVDKDAGHGMDSDVEELLAPFRARKAYDAAPRVLAVASEHGLRRVGEARFTGHGQGRSPAGTAGDVARGYYSSALALDDEQSDVLVSRLSRLPDPEVPRADPVYRLLALRKEG
- a CDS encoding SLATT domain-containing protein, with the translated sequence MAATDGRAAGARPGERPGNRRDLRPRPFPVISAEDPAAQREALARLREWAERSAEDAIDWYLRDKKRKRTGSRILQGLAIAFAVAGTAVPLGTAAAGGSGQGWGYVLLAAAAGCKGFDHFFGLSSTWMRDIAVAHALRAQLDAVRLEWATDVLRAGPAGVRSHGPLDPAEVERQLALIGRLAAAVRTEIDSETASWQAEFSARTRQLQEHTALPERTAGA
- a CDS encoding metallophosphoesterase, which encodes MSVYQAGQSYDPALDVRLGDGWPVPNWVKPLIEARPSNGPAWLVVMPRRAGKTWLARGIEHARPAGTTARVDLRASTADSRARSHPWLSDAGASLPVEPGGLLLVDEPALAAAGLDPAVLAECLYRVHRAGVTVVVFATPAEHDLLIAHLGPDAPKDVRSAPPLDAAEQARLAARAPDWAPGTVEWLAAHDTAWLRTPFLLELALHSAEEHPGRRGEPAELLRAAAEEAIGSPYVYVEQWFHDGLSAAHRAQLRAERWRDADLPVPGARIAPHDLAGRLQLAADPVLAHHLPQVLRVHHISDLHHGGPMRANVDAKDNSPAGLKLAAMAGAGTPMDSYLHHVRQLAAQGRAPHLVVVTGDVVNLPLDEHGEVARTWLRALAGALADHRDLRPQDPRVLLVGGNHDVSWDLVRDPSPQARHRWFAANFSEYPHPDLHLADPRERRLYVTYPRLGLRFALLGTAESGGEEQGVPDPDTGPDHLDPGVVARGVLDRLSAATGFATVAALHHPLSPVPTVEVAPYSGVVNAGQAKRALSVARTSLVLHGHTHLAFFAAERLLGLSPPWTMRIAGAPALATPQTEERNGYNELFVAREGERSAFAIRTVRLDGGQWTPEQLFAFRPGAPEERALAELCGDE
- a CDS encoding AMP-dependent synthetase/ligase; amino-acid sequence: MLQFTVPPLATTPQAGGLADAVFANASSRPEAVALCRPDGEGGWLDVTAAEFRGQVLAVAKGLLAEGVRFGDRVALMSRTRYEWTLFDFALWSIGAQSVPVYPTASSDQVRWMLHDSGAVAAVVEHGDNAMTIGAAVDELPRLTRLWQLDAGCVAELSEAGRHLGDDVVERHRLAVTPDAVATVIYTSGTTGRPKGCVITHANFMAETDNVVARWEPVFADRPGQVPSTLLFLPLAHVFGRMVEVACVRHLIRLAHQPSMSAGDLVEDFATFRPTFVLAVPYVFEKVFRGARRAAEAGGRLAVFDKAVDVAVRYAEAVEARAFGSGPGPGASLRMQHQFYDKLVYSKVRDALGGRVRHGISGGSAMERRLGLFFCGAGVTIYEGYGLTESTAAATANPPERTRFGTVGMPVPGTTVLIAEDGEIWLNGGQVFGGYLNDGKATGEVLRDGWLATGDLGALDEDGYLTITGRKKEILVTSGGKSVSPAPLEDRVRAHPLVAQCIAVGNDRPYVAALVTLDQEAVDHWLSMRGRPAMSAAELVRDHDLESEVRRAVVAANTLVSQAESIRTFRILGGQFTEELGTLTPSMKLRRRAIESAYAAEVEALYGS